One genomic window of Quercus lobata isolate SW786 chromosome 9, ValleyOak3.0 Primary Assembly, whole genome shotgun sequence includes the following:
- the LOC115961164 gene encoding ultraviolet-B receptor UVR8-like: protein MDGQAAIITPRKVTSGLGSRRVKAIAAAKHHTVVATEGGEVFTWGSNREGQLGYPSVDTQPTPRRVSSLRSKFFSVAAANKHTAVVSETGEVFTWGCNREGQLGYGTSNSASNYTPRVVEYLKGKVFSRVAAAKYHTVVLGADGEVCTWGHRLVTPRRVVIARNLKKGGTTILKFHRMEQLHVVAVAAGMVHSVALTDDGAIFYWVSSDPDLRCQQLYSLCGRNLVSISAGKYWIAAITATGDVYMWDGKKGKDKLPVASRLHGVKRATSVSVGETHLLIVGSLYHPVYPPNVAGNPQKLKLNVRDEPEEFDEDFMFNDLESINLLSTVQKDDCGHRPIPSLKSLCEKVAAECLVEPQNAIQLLEIADSLEANDLRKHCEI, encoded by the exons ATGGA TGGTCAAGCTGCAATTATCACGCCCCGTAAGGTGACTTCTGGTTTAGGGTCCCGTCGGGTGAAGGCAATTGCAGCAGCTAAACATCACACTGTTGTCGCCACAGAGGGTGGGGAAGTATTCACTTGGGGATCCAACAGAG AGGGTCAGCTTGGCTACCCTTCAGTGGATACGCAACCCACACCTCGCAGAGTGAGTTCCTTGaggtcaaaatttttttctgtaGCTGCAGCAAACAAACATACTGCTGTAGTTTCTGAGACTGGTGAAGTTTTCACATGGGGATGCAACAGGGAGGGTCAGCTTGGTTATGGCACGTCTAACTCAGCATCAAATTACACACCAAGAGTGGTTGAATACTTGAAAGGCAAGGTTTTCTCTAGGGTAGCAGCTGCAAAATACCACACGGTTGTTTTAGGAGCTGATGGCGAG GTATGCACTTGGGGTCATCGACTTGTTACTCCTAGACGTGTAGTTATCGCTAGAAACTTGAAGAAAGGTGGAACTACCATTTTGAAGTTTCATCGTATGGAACAGCTTCATGTGGTAGCCGTTGCTGCAGGGATGGTGCACAGTGTGGCTCTTACTGATGATGGTGCTATATTTTATTGGGTCTCCTCAGATCCTGATCTCAGATGTCAGCAG TTATATTCGCTATGTGGAAGAAATTTGGTGAGTATTTCTGCAGGAAAGTACTGGATTGCTGCAATTACAGCAACAGGTGATGTTTACATGTGGGATGGGAAGAAAGGTAAGGATAAGCTGCCCGTTGCATCTCGGTTGCATGGTGTAAAGAGGGCTACTTCAGTTTCAGTAGGTGAAACACATTTATTGATTGTTGGTTCTTTGTATCATCCTGTCTATCCTCCCAATGTGGCTGGAAATCCTCAGAAGCTCAAGCTGAATGTCAGGGACGAGCCAGAGGAGTTTGATGAAGATTTTATGTTTAATGATCTGGAGTCCATTAATCTGTTATCCACCGTACAAAAGGATGACTGTGGGCATAGGCCCATACCAAGCTTAAAAAGTCTTTGTGAAAAAGTGGCAGCGGAATGTCTAGTGGAGCCACAGAATGCTATACAACTGCTTGAGATTGCAGATTCACTGGAAGCAAATGATCTGAGGAAGCACTGTGAG ATCTGA